From one Micromonospora siamensis genomic stretch:
- a CDS encoding DUF4230 domain-containing protein, which yields MARDGDINEPTREFPDYRTGTDLERRLDDPAGPGEPPPAAPRGPGAPTRGLLWVLGAAALVLVALLATQATGIFPHFRNPFAEQQTDRSQPPLLKSIQDLSRYVAAEGNFQVVVDTQKDRANVPDFLLNERTLFVGAGSVEAYVDFSTISEGAIVESADGKSVEIKLPAPQLGKTNLDLEKSYVFAEQRGLLNRLGDLVGNDPNRQQQVYKLAEDRITGAARDSGLSQRAEENTRKMLEGLLRSLGYEKVTVTYTAP from the coding sequence ATGGCCCGCGACGGTGACATCAACGAGCCCACCAGGGAATTCCCGGACTATCGGACCGGGACGGACCTGGAGCGACGGTTGGACGACCCCGCCGGCCCCGGCGAGCCGCCACCAGCCGCTCCCCGGGGGCCTGGCGCCCCGACCCGCGGCCTGCTCTGGGTGCTGGGCGCGGCGGCGCTGGTGCTGGTGGCGCTGCTCGCCACCCAGGCCACCGGCATCTTCCCGCACTTCCGTAACCCGTTCGCCGAGCAGCAGACCGACCGCAGCCAGCCGCCGCTGCTGAAGTCGATCCAGGACCTCAGCCGCTACGTCGCCGCGGAGGGCAACTTCCAGGTCGTGGTGGACACCCAGAAGGACCGGGCGAACGTGCCGGACTTCCTGCTCAACGAGCGCACCCTCTTCGTCGGGGCGGGCAGCGTCGAGGCGTACGTGGACTTCTCCACGATCTCCGAGGGGGCGATCGTGGAGTCCGCCGACGGGAAGTCCGTGGAGATCAAGCTGCCCGCGCCGCAGCTCGGCAAGACCAACCTCGACCTGGAGAAGAGCTACGTCTTCGCCGAGCAGCGCGGCCTGCTCAACCGCCTCGGCGACCTGGTCGGCAACGACCCGAACCGGCAGCAGCAGGTCTACAAGCTGGCCGAGGATCGGATCACCGGCGCGGCGCGGGACAGCGGTCTGAGCCAGCGCGCCGAGGAGAACACCCGCAAGATGCTTGAGGGGCTGCTCCGGTCGCTGGGCTACGAGAAGGTGACCGTCACCTACACCGCTCCCTGA
- a CDS encoding DUF4442 domain-containing protein: MSIDSRQVEAGLLEAVPFARTLGIEFVEVAPEAEGAVRAVVRLPDTAEHHNHVGGPHAGAMFTLGETASGAVVLAAFGPVLDRAVPLAVKAEIAYKKVALGPVLATARLGRPVADVLAELDAGKRPEFPVEVEIGTEDGTVTSLLTVIWTLRPNR, translated from the coding sequence ATGTCCATCGACTCTCGCCAGGTGGAGGCCGGTCTGCTGGAGGCCGTCCCGTTCGCCCGTACGCTCGGAATCGAATTCGTCGAGGTGGCCCCCGAGGCCGAGGGCGCGGTACGCGCCGTCGTCCGCCTCCCCGACACCGCCGAGCACCACAACCACGTCGGCGGCCCGCACGCCGGCGCCATGTTCACCCTCGGCGAGACCGCCTCCGGCGCGGTCGTGCTGGCCGCGTTCGGGCCGGTGCTCGACCGGGCGGTGCCGCTGGCCGTCAAGGCGGAGATCGCGTACAAGAAGGTGGCCCTGGGGCCGGTGCTGGCCACCGCGCGGCTCGGCCGGCCGGTCGCCGACGTCCTCGCCGAGCTGGACGCCGGCAAGCGGCCGGAGTTCCCGGTCGAGGTCGAGATCGGCACCGAGGACGGCACCGTCACCTCGCTACTGACCGTGATCTGGACGCTACGCCCGAACCGCTGA
- a CDS encoding ABC transporter ATP-binding protein, producing MTTVALKDVTKVFQDGTLAVDAVNLDVNDGEFMVLLGPSGCGKSTVLRMVAGLEDPTSGAVMLDGEVANDLPPRERRIAMVFQDFALYPHMTVGDNIGFPLRLAGVEPNPRGERIQDVASALGIGDVLGRKPSQLSGGQRQRVAMGRAIVRRPGLFLMDEPLSNLDSGLRAELRAEISGLTRELGVTTIYVTHDQAEALTMADRVAIMRKGVLQDVGTPTQVYGRPATLYVAAFLGSPRMNLLEASVYVHLDRYVTLTLGDQALYLPWDDIRSRAVAHYHGERIVVGMRAEALTPVAPDTPGDVLQGRIRYLEHHGHESLAFLDIGATAVVVDEMGGAVDDAAPGQRGLRRFGQVMQRLKGRAVEQQPEPVSGSGNRTSVLPDPGRHHRRPAELAVRLAPYPAVSAGAPLAVQVRMDALHFFDERGDRIDVGWR from the coding sequence GTGACCACCGTCGCGCTCAAGGATGTCACCAAGGTGTTCCAGGACGGCACACTCGCGGTCGACGCCGTCAATCTCGACGTCAACGACGGCGAGTTCATGGTGCTGCTCGGCCCGTCGGGCTGCGGCAAGTCGACGGTGCTGCGCATGGTCGCCGGCCTGGAGGATCCGACCTCCGGCGCGGTGATGCTCGACGGGGAGGTCGCCAACGACCTGCCGCCCCGCGAGCGGCGGATCGCCATGGTCTTCCAGGACTTCGCCCTCTATCCGCACATGACCGTCGGGGACAACATCGGCTTCCCGCTGCGGCTGGCCGGCGTCGAGCCGAACCCGCGCGGCGAGCGGATCCAGGACGTGGCCAGCGCGCTGGGCATCGGCGACGTGCTGGGCCGCAAGCCCAGCCAGCTCTCCGGCGGCCAACGCCAGCGGGTGGCGATGGGGCGGGCGATAGTGCGCCGGCCCGGCCTGTTCCTGATGGACGAGCCCCTTTCCAACCTGGACAGCGGGCTCCGCGCCGAGCTGCGCGCGGAGATCTCCGGCCTGACCCGGGAACTCGGCGTCACCACCATCTACGTCACCCACGACCAGGCCGAGGCGCTGACCATGGCCGACCGGGTCGCCATCATGCGCAAGGGGGTGCTCCAGGACGTCGGCACCCCCACCCAGGTGTACGGCCGCCCGGCCACCCTCTACGTCGCCGCCTTCCTGGGCAGCCCGCGGATGAACTTGCTGGAGGCGTCGGTCTACGTCCATCTCGACCGGTACGTCACCCTCACCCTCGGCGACCAGGCGCTCTATCTGCCCTGGGACGACATCCGCAGCCGCGCCGTCGCGCACTACCACGGCGAGCGGATCGTGGTCGGCATGCGCGCCGAGGCGCTCACCCCGGTCGCCCCGGACACCCCGGGTGACGTGCTCCAGGGCCGGATCCGCTACCTGGAGCACCACGGGCACGAGTCGCTGGCCTTCCTCGACATCGGCGCCACCGCAGTGGTGGTCGACGAGATGGGTGGTGCGGTGGACGACGCCGCGCCGGGGCAGCGCGGCCTGCGCCGGTTCGGCCAGGTGATGCAGCGGCTGAAGGGCCGGGCCGTCGAGCAGCAGCCGGAGCCGGTGTCCGGGTCCGGCAACCGGACGAGTGTGCTGCCCGACCCGGGCCGGCACCACCGCCGGCCGGCCGAGCTGGCGGTGCGGCTGGCGCCGTACCCGGCGGTGTCGGCGGGGGCGCCGCTGGCCGTGCAGGTCCGGATGGACGCGCTGCACTTCTTCGACGAGCGCGGCGACCGGATCGACGTCGGCTGGCGGTGA
- a CDS encoding nitroreductase family protein, translating into MEFAEVVRRRRMVRNYDPDRPVPPEVVDRLLDHAVRAPSAGFAQGWGFLVLEEPADRERFWATATPEGGGRERWLSGMRRAPLIVIPHANRSAYLERYAEADKGWADRSTERWPVPYWYVDTGFAALLMLLTAVDEGLGACFFGIPPQRTEAYREAFGVPTEYQPIGAVTMGYRAPDHRSPSLRRGRRPVSEVVRRGRWN; encoded by the coding sequence GTGGAGTTCGCCGAGGTCGTCCGGCGGCGCCGGATGGTCCGCAACTACGACCCGGACCGCCCGGTCCCGCCGGAGGTGGTGGACCGGCTGCTGGACCACGCCGTCCGGGCGCCGTCGGCCGGCTTCGCCCAGGGCTGGGGCTTCCTGGTGTTGGAGGAGCCGGCGGACCGGGAGCGGTTCTGGGCGACGGCCACCCCCGAGGGCGGCGGCCGGGAACGCTGGCTGTCCGGGATGCGCCGGGCGCCGCTGATCGTGATCCCGCACGCCAACCGCTCCGCCTACCTGGAGCGGTACGCCGAGGCGGACAAGGGCTGGGCGGACCGGTCGACGGAGCGCTGGCCGGTGCCCTACTGGTACGTCGACACCGGCTTCGCGGCCCTGCTGATGCTGCTCACCGCCGTGGACGAGGGGCTGGGGGCGTGCTTCTTCGGGATCCCGCCGCAGCGGACCGAGGCGTACCGGGAGGCGTTCGGGGTGCCGACGGAATACCAGCCGATCGGCGCGGTCACGATGGGTTACCGGGCACCGGACCACCGCTCGCCGTCGCTGCGCCGGGGACGCCGTCCGGTGAGCGAGGTGGTCCGCCGCGGGCGGTGGAACTGA
- a CDS encoding PspC domain-containing protein — protein sequence MNRKLVRPREGRMLAGVCAGLARRFNTSAGLIRLLFLLSLLLPGTQVIVYLVLWVLMPNEDKYAARY from the coding sequence ATGAACCGCAAACTGGTCCGCCCCCGCGAGGGCCGCATGCTCGCCGGTGTCTGCGCCGGCCTGGCCCGTCGCTTCAACACCTCCGCCGGACTGATCCGGCTGCTGTTCCTGCTCTCCCTGCTGCTCCCCGGTACGCAGGTCATCGTCTACCTGGTGCTCTGGGTTCTGATGCCGAACGAGGACAAGTACGCCGCCCGCTACTGA
- a CDS encoding acyl-CoA dehydrogenase family protein, translating into MTALDLLDIDASLGEEEREIRSVVRRLVDDRVRPHVAGWYEDGQVPARELAREFGKLGLLGMHLTGYGCAGSSAVAYGLACLELEAGDSGVRSLVSVQGSLAMYAIWRFGSEEQKQRWLPAMAAGEAIGCFGLTEPDHGSDPASMATRARRDGDDWILDGAKMWITNAPIADVAVIWARTDEGVRGFVVPMDTPGVTAREIRRKMSLRASLTGEVVLDGVRLPADARLPEAVGLKAPLSCLTEARHGIVWGALGAARDCLETTLEYATTRTQFGRPLAGFQLTQAKLADMAVEWNKGLLLALHLGRLADAGKLRPAQVSVGKLNNVREALAIARQCRTILGANGVSGEYPIMRHANNLESVLTYEGTSEIHQLVIGQTLTGVSAFA; encoded by the coding sequence ATGACCGCACTCGACCTGCTGGACATCGACGCGTCGCTGGGCGAGGAGGAGCGGGAGATCCGCTCCGTCGTGCGCCGGCTCGTCGATGACCGGGTCCGCCCGCACGTCGCCGGCTGGTACGAGGACGGCCAGGTGCCGGCCCGCGAACTGGCCCGGGAGTTCGGCAAGCTCGGCCTGCTCGGCATGCACCTGACCGGGTACGGCTGCGCCGGCTCGTCGGCCGTCGCGTACGGGCTGGCCTGCCTGGAGCTGGAGGCCGGCGACTCCGGCGTCCGCTCGCTGGTCTCGGTGCAGGGCTCGCTGGCCATGTACGCCATCTGGCGCTTCGGCAGCGAGGAGCAGAAGCAGCGCTGGCTGCCCGCCATGGCGGCCGGCGAGGCGATCGGCTGCTTCGGGCTGACCGAGCCGGACCACGGCTCCGACCCGGCGTCGATGGCCACCCGGGCCCGCCGCGACGGCGACGACTGGATCCTCGACGGCGCCAAGATGTGGATCACCAACGCGCCGATCGCCGACGTCGCGGTGATCTGGGCGCGCACCGACGAGGGCGTGCGGGGTTTTGTCGTACCCATGGACACGCCCGGGGTCACCGCCCGGGAGATCCGGCGCAAGATGTCGCTGCGGGCGTCGCTGACCGGCGAGGTCGTCCTCGACGGCGTCCGTCTCCCGGCGGACGCCCGACTGCCCGAGGCGGTCGGCCTGAAGGCGCCGTTGAGCTGCCTGACCGAGGCGCGGCACGGCATCGTCTGGGGCGCGCTCGGCGCGGCCCGCGACTGCCTGGAGACCACCCTCGAGTACGCGACCACCCGCACCCAGTTCGGCCGGCCGCTGGCCGGCTTCCAGCTCACCCAGGCCAAGCTCGCCGACATGGCCGTCGAGTGGAACAAGGGGCTGCTGCTGGCGCTGCACCTGGGCCGGCTCGCCGACGCGGGGAAGCTGCGTCCGGCGCAGGTCAGCGTGGGCAAGCTCAACAACGTGCGGGAGGCCCTCGCCATCGCCCGGCAGTGCCGGACGATCCTCGGCGCGAACGGCGTCTCCGGTGAATACCCGATCATGCGGCATGCCAACAACCTGGAGAGCGTGCTCACCTACGAGGGCACCTCGGAGATCCACCAGCTGGTCATCGGGCAGACCTTGACCGGCGTCTCCGCGTTCGCCTGA
- a CDS encoding bifunctional glycosyltransferase/CDP-glycerol:glycerophosphate glycerophosphotransferase, whose translation MTLLSIVVPAHRVQGWLRECLDSILGQPFDDLQVVAVDDASPDACGAIIDEYAARDPRVLAVHLETNAGLGSARNVGLDRADGTYVWFLDGDDWLEPGCLPAVADRLRGTRPDVLLVDHVRRRWDDRPIPSVLAEVFPDPPGAETFPLRERPEALRLLHTAWNRIVRRDFLVDLGLRFPTGWYEDVPFSYPVLLAAERIGLLDRVCVDYRQRRLGAITRTRGDRHLEVLDQWERVFRWLDERGPALDPLRAAVFERMVWHCLCVLGNGERIAPELRPVFFARLVTAYHRWLPVGGYPVPTGPQRLRHRLVAAGRWPAYRTLLAADRARVAAGTARRRVVPVVRRAARLGRDALRYEYYLAELRRPIDPTLALYAAYWYRGYACNPAAIYAAARRLAPHVRGVWIVRPDRVATLPPGVEYVVAGSLAYYRALARARWLVNNVNFPDFVHKRLGSTHVQTHHGTPVKVMGLDQQRYPLGALGMDFAKLLRRIDRWDVSVSANSFSTQMWERAYPAAYTTLEVGYPRNDRLVTATAEQVRAARARLGIDPDDRVVLYAPTHREHLPDYRPPFDPERLRDALGPTGRVLMRSHYFHDRRRAEPGRAVARVADVSGHDPVEELYLAADVLVSDYSSAMFDYAVLDRPIVVYAPDHEAYRLARGVYFDVTAEPPGAVAGDFAALLDVFRSGAVTGAEATAARRRFRERFCALEDGHAAERVVRRVFLDEPATPVTERADPGPASGTGCV comes from the coding sequence ATGACCCTGCTCAGCATCGTCGTACCGGCCCACCGGGTGCAGGGCTGGCTGCGCGAGTGCCTGGACTCGATCCTCGGGCAGCCGTTCGACGACCTCCAGGTGGTCGCCGTCGACGACGCCTCACCGGACGCCTGCGGTGCCATCATCGACGAGTACGCCGCCCGCGACCCGCGGGTGCTCGCCGTACACCTGGAAACCAACGCCGGCCTCGGCTCGGCGCGCAACGTCGGCCTCGACCGGGCCGACGGCACGTACGTCTGGTTCCTCGACGGGGACGACTGGCTCGAACCCGGGTGCCTGCCCGCGGTGGCCGACCGGCTGCGCGGCACCCGCCCCGACGTGCTCCTGGTCGACCACGTCCGGCGGCGCTGGGACGACCGGCCGATCCCCAGCGTGCTCGCCGAGGTCTTCCCCGACCCGCCCGGCGCGGAGACCTTCCCGCTGCGCGAGCGCCCGGAGGCGCTGCGCCTGCTGCACACCGCCTGGAACCGGATCGTCCGCCGTGACTTCCTGGTCGACCTCGGGCTGCGCTTCCCCACCGGCTGGTACGAGGACGTGCCGTTCAGCTACCCGGTGCTGCTCGCCGCCGAGCGGATCGGCCTGCTGGACCGGGTCTGCGTCGACTACCGGCAACGGCGGCTCGGGGCGATCACCCGGACCCGGGGCGACCGGCACCTGGAGGTCCTCGACCAGTGGGAACGGGTGTTCCGCTGGCTGGACGAGCGGGGGCCGGCGCTGGACCCGCTGCGGGCGGCGGTCTTCGAACGGATGGTCTGGCACTGCCTCTGCGTGCTCGGCAACGGCGAACGCATCGCCCCCGAACTGCGGCCGGTCTTCTTCGCCCGGCTCGTCACGGCGTACCACCGGTGGCTGCCGGTGGGCGGCTACCCGGTGCCGACGGGACCGCAGCGGCTGCGGCACCGGCTGGTGGCGGCCGGGCGGTGGCCGGCGTACCGGACGCTGCTCGCCGCCGACCGGGCGCGCGTTGCGGCCGGGACGGCCCGGCGGCGGGTGGTCCCGGTGGTCCGGCGGGCCGCCCGGCTCGGCCGGGACGCCCTGCGCTACGAGTACTACCTGGCCGAGCTGCGCCGGCCGATCGACCCGACGCTGGCGCTGTACGCCGCCTACTGGTACCGCGGCTACGCCTGCAACCCGGCGGCGATCTACGCCGCCGCCCGGCGGCTCGCCCCGCACGTGCGCGGCGTGTGGATCGTCCGCCCGGACCGGGTGGCCACCCTGCCGCCGGGGGTGGAGTACGTGGTGGCCGGCTCGCTGGCCTACTACCGGGCGCTGGCCCGGGCCCGCTGGCTGGTCAACAACGTGAACTTCCCCGACTTCGTCCACAAGCGACTCGGCTCGACGCACGTGCAGACCCACCACGGCACCCCGGTCAAGGTGATGGGACTCGACCAGCAGCGCTACCCGCTCGGCGCGCTCGGGATGGACTTCGCCAAGTTGCTGCGCCGGATCGACCGGTGGGACGTCAGCGTCAGCGCGAACAGCTTCTCCACCCAGATGTGGGAGCGGGCCTACCCGGCCGCGTACACCACGCTGGAGGTGGGCTATCCGCGCAACGACCGGCTGGTCACCGCCACCGCCGAGCAGGTACGCGCCGCCCGGGCCCGGCTCGGCATCGACCCGGACGACCGGGTGGTGCTCTACGCCCCGACCCACCGGGAGCACCTGCCCGACTACCGGCCCCCGTTCGACCCGGAGCGGCTGCGCGACGCGCTCGGCCCGACCGGGCGGGTGCTGATGCGCAGCCACTACTTCCACGACCGGCGGCGGGCGGAGCCCGGCCGGGCGGTGGCCCGGGTCGCCGACGTCAGCGGGCACGACCCGGTGGAGGAGCTGTACCTGGCGGCGGACGTGCTGGTCAGCGACTACTCGTCGGCGATGTTCGACTACGCCGTCCTGGACCGCCCGATCGTGGTGTACGCCCCGGACCACGAGGCGTACCGGCTGGCCCGGGGGGTCTACTTCGACGTGACCGCCGAGCCGCCCGGTGCGGTGGCAGGCGACTTCGCCGCTCTGCTGGACGTGTTCCGCTCCGGCGCGGTCACCGGGGCGGAGGCCACCGCGGCCAGGCGGCGGTTCCGGGAGCGGTTCTGCGCGTTGGAGGACGGGCACGCGGCGGAACGGGTGGTCCGTCGCGTCTTTCTGGACGAACCGGCGACACCGGTCACCGAACGTGCCGATCCCGGTCCGGCATCCGGTACGGGCTGCGTCTGA
- a CDS encoding L-serine ammonia-lyase, with amino-acid sequence MISVFDLFSVGIGPSSSHTVGPMRAARTFVTGLKADGLLSDTVRVRAELFGSLGATGHGHGSDRAVLLGLEGEAPERVDTDSVGPRVARIRAERRIALHGAHEIDFDPDRDLVLHRRRSLPYHPNGMSFAAYDASGAELRARTYYSVGGGFVVDEEAAGADRIKPDTTAVRYPFYTGAELLEVTSATGLSISEVMLANERSWRSEAEIRDGLLEIWRVMRECVESGCERDGVLPGGLKVRRRAAELRRSLAEEADSTDPLRAMDWVTLFALAVNEENAAGGRVVTAPTNGAAGIIPAVLHYYTRFVPGASDEGVVRFLLAAGAIGVLFKENASISGAEVGCQGEVGSACSMAAGGLAEALGGTPEQVENAAEIGMEHNLGLTCDPVGGLVQIPCIERNAVASIKAITAARLALRGDGVHHVSLDKVIKTMRETGADMKVKYKETARGGLAVNVIEC; translated from the coding sequence ATGATCAGTGTCTTCGACCTCTTCAGCGTCGGCATCGGCCCGTCGAGTTCGCACACCGTGGGTCCGATGCGAGCCGCGCGTACCTTCGTGACCGGGCTCAAGGCCGACGGCCTGCTCAGCGACACCGTGCGGGTCCGCGCGGAGCTGTTCGGCTCGCTGGGCGCCACCGGTCACGGGCACGGCAGCGACCGGGCGGTGCTGCTCGGGCTGGAGGGGGAGGCGCCGGAGAGGGTCGACACCGACTCGGTCGGCCCCCGGGTCGCGCGGATCCGCGCCGAGCGGCGGATCGCCCTGCACGGCGCGCACGAGATCGACTTCGACCCGGACCGCGACCTGGTGCTGCACCGGCGTCGCTCGCTGCCGTACCACCCGAACGGGATGAGCTTCGCCGCGTACGACGCGAGCGGCGCGGAGCTGCGGGCCAGGACGTACTACTCGGTCGGCGGCGGTTTCGTGGTCGACGAGGAGGCGGCCGGGGCGGACCGGATCAAGCCGGACACCACCGCCGTCCGGTACCCGTTCTACACCGGCGCGGAACTGCTCGAGGTGACCTCCGCCACCGGGCTGTCGATCAGCGAGGTGATGCTCGCCAACGAGCGGTCCTGGCGCAGCGAGGCGGAGATCCGCGACGGCCTGCTGGAGATCTGGCGGGTGATGCGGGAGTGCGTCGAGTCCGGCTGCGAGCGGGACGGGGTGCTGCCCGGCGGGCTGAAGGTCCGCCGTCGCGCCGCCGAGCTGCGCCGCAGCCTGGCCGAGGAGGCGGACTCCACCGACCCGCTGCGGGCGATGGACTGGGTGACGCTCTTCGCCCTGGCCGTGAACGAGGAGAACGCCGCCGGCGGCCGGGTGGTCACCGCCCCCACCAACGGCGCGGCCGGGATCATCCCGGCGGTGCTGCACTACTACACCCGGTTCGTGCCGGGGGCCTCCGACGAGGGGGTGGTGCGGTTCCTGCTCGCCGCCGGCGCGATCGGCGTGCTGTTCAAGGAGAACGCGTCGATCTCCGGCGCCGAGGTGGGCTGCCAGGGCGAGGTCGGTTCGGCCTGCTCGATGGCCGCCGGTGGGCTGGCCGAGGCGCTCGGCGGCACCCCGGAGCAGGTGGAGAACGCGGCCGAGATCGGGATGGAGCACAACCTCGGGCTCACCTGCGACCCGGTCGGCGGTCTGGTGCAGATCCCCTGCATCGAGCGGAACGCCGTGGCCAGCATCAAGGCGATCACCGCCGCCCGGCTGGCGCTGCGCGGCGACGGGGTGCACCACGTCTCGCTGGACAAGGTCATCAAGACCATGCGGGAGACCGGCGCCGACATGAAGGTCAAGTACAAGGAGACCGCGCGCGGCGGCCTCGCGGTCAACGTGATCGAGTGCTGA
- a CDS encoding HAD family hydrolase, translating into MLGLPAHVTACLFDLDGVLTQTAKVHNAAWAETFDAYLRHRSETTGEPFRPFDPGPDYNRYVDGRPRADGVRTFLASRGVTLPEGDPDDPPEADTVNGLGNRKNVLLLKRIHTDGVDAYEGSVRYLKAAADAGLRRAVVSASANCRDVVAAAGLEPLLEARVDGVVARSEGLRGKPHPDTFLAGAKLLGVDPANAAVFEDALAGVEAGRAGNFGYVIGVDRVGQADALREHGADVVVTDLAQLLDGVAR; encoded by the coding sequence ATGTTGGGCCTACCCGCACACGTCACCGCGTGTCTCTTCGATCTGGACGGTGTGCTGACGCAGACCGCGAAGGTGCACAACGCCGCCTGGGCGGAGACCTTCGACGCGTACCTGCGGCACCGCTCCGAGACCACCGGCGAGCCGTTCCGGCCGTTCGACCCCGGCCCGGACTACAACCGGTACGTCGACGGCCGCCCCCGCGCCGACGGGGTCCGCACCTTCCTCGCCTCCCGGGGCGTCACGCTGCCCGAGGGGGACCCCGACGACCCGCCGGAGGCGGACACCGTCAACGGGCTGGGCAACCGCAAGAACGTGCTGCTGCTCAAGCGGATCCACACCGACGGCGTCGACGCGTACGAGGGCTCGGTGCGCTACCTGAAGGCCGCCGCCGACGCCGGACTGCGCCGGGCGGTCGTGTCGGCCAGCGCCAACTGCCGGGACGTGGTGGCCGCCGCCGGGCTGGAACCGCTGCTGGAGGCCCGCGTCGACGGGGTGGTCGCCCGCTCGGAGGGGCTGCGCGGCAAGCCCCACCCGGACACCTTCCTGGCCGGGGCGAAACTGCTCGGCGTCGACCCCGCCAACGCGGCTGTCTTCGAGGACGCGCTGGCCGGCGTCGAGGCCGGCCGCGCCGGCAACTTCGGGTACGTGATCGGCGTGGACCGGGTCGGCCAGGCTGACGCGCTGCGCGAGCACGGCGCCGACGTGGTCGTCACCGACCTCGCCCAACTGCTGGACGGGGTCGCCCGGTGA
- a CDS encoding type II toxin-antitoxin system VapB family antitoxin — protein sequence MIFRAVRDGRPYPEHNYTLKQWAEIPPRPLRLDQLITTKRELALDKLLAEDSTFYGDLFPHVVQWNGGLYLEDGLHRALRAALQQRNQIHARVLVLGAPVE from the coding sequence GTGATTTTCAGAGCGGTCCGGGACGGGCGTCCCTACCCGGAGCACAACTACACGCTCAAGCAGTGGGCGGAGATCCCGCCGCGCCCACTGCGGCTGGACCAGTTGATCACCACGAAGCGGGAGCTGGCGTTGGACAAGCTCCTCGCCGAGGACTCGACCTTCTACGGCGACCTCTTCCCGCACGTGGTGCAGTGGAACGGCGGCCTCTATCTGGAGGACGGCCTGCACCGGGCGTTGCGGGCGGCGTTGCAGCAGCGCAACCAGATCCACGCCCGGGTGCTGGTGCTCGGCGCCCCGGTGGAGTGA